A segment of the Syntrophales bacterium genome:
GCGAGGTTCCTGTCCCACCTGGACACGGCATCGGCTCTCATCAGGTCGATTAAACGAAGCGGTATCAGGTTTGAATACTCCCGGGGGTTTCACCCCCACCCGAAAATTTCCTTCCCCTGCGCCACGCCCCTGGGAGTTGAAAGTGAAGATGAATACGCGGAAATACGAGTGTTCACCCCCCCCCACTGGAACCGCGGGCGTCTGATGGAGGGCATCAACCGGTCACTGCCCGCGGGATTGACGCTCCTGGCCCTGGAGGACATAACCGGTTCCGACCAAACCCTATCGGGACTGATCGCGGGGTTCGTCTATGAAATGCATCTCGATGGAGAGCGAACGGGCCTGAAAAAGTCCGCGGTATTGCGGGCCATAGGACGATTCCTCAATGCGGACCGGCACGTCATTGTTCGAAGCAGCGGTCAGCGCACCAGGGAGCGGGACATTCGCCCCTTCGTACAGACCCTTGTCTATGATGACGAGACCGGGACTCTTCGAGGCATATTCAGCTTCACACCGCAGGGCGGCGTCAAACCCATCGAAATCCTGACCCATGTCATCGGACTGAGCGACAGCCAGGCTCGCCTCGTGCGGGTCGTGAAAAAACAAACCGTACTGATCGGCGGATGAATCGGCCATGACGAAGGAAATGATTTTCAACTGCAACGATTGTGAAGCCCGGATCGCCATCCTCGACGCAAGAAGACTGGTCAATCTCTACGTGGAGCGCTGGGATGAACACTCTATCGCGGGCAATATTTACGTGGGTCGGGTCGCCCGGGTTCTGCCGGGCATGCAGGCCGCTTTTGTGGACGTCGGCCTCGACAGGACGGCCTTTCTCTATGTGGCTGACGCGTCAATCGAGAACCCGGAAGATACATACCTGCTGCCGGGCGAGGAGGACGAAAACGGTCTGAAGGACCTTGGCGGCTCGAGCCCGGTGTTGTCCATTGAAAACATCCTGCGCGAAGGGCAGGAAATCCTGGTCCAGGCATCGAAGGAACCCCTGGGAACCAAAGGGGCCCGGGTAACAACCTACATATCTCTGGCCGGCAGAAATCTGGTCGCCATGCCGGGCGCCTCCCAAGTCGGCGTATCGAGAAAAATCAAGGATGAGGCCGAACGGGAGCGGCTTCGCCTGATCATCGAAGAGGCCCGCCCGCCGGACTTCGGCTTTATCGCCAGAACGGTAAGCGAAGGCCGGGGTGCCGATGAAATCCGTCGTGATATCCGCCATCTCGTAAGGCTGTGGGAAACCATCCAGCACAAACGCTCCCTCGTGGGTGTCCCCGGACTGGTACACAGGGAACTGAACATGGTGCTTCGGGCCGTACGGGATTTCTACACCGAAGACATGGATCGCATAATCATCGATTCAAAGAGCGAATATGACAGAATCGAGGAATACATGAAGGAGTTCATGCCCGCTCTTTCCTGCCGCCTTGAACTCTACGAAGACGAAGAGCCCATTTTCGATTTTTTCGGCATCGAGGTAGACGTGGAGAAACTCTTCGATAAGAAGGTGTGGCTCAAATCAGGCGGGTTCATCGTCATCGAAGAAACGGAGGCCCTGTGCTCCATCGATGTCAATACCGGACGCTATGTGGGCAAGCGTACCCTCGAGGAGACGATTTTGAAAACAAACCTGGAAGCGGCACGGCAGATAGCCCACCAGCTCCGGGTTCGTAATATAGGGGGCATTATCATTATCGATTTCATCGACATGGAAGACGAACGAAGCCGGGAACTTGTTTACAGCGCCCTGGCGGCCGAACTGGAAAGGGATCGAAGTAGAACGAGCATTCAGAAGATCTCCGAGCTGGGCCTTATAGAGATGACACGGCAACGGCAACGCCGCAGCCTCTCCCGGATCATGTGCGAATCATGCCCCTACTGTTCAGGACGGGGAGTGATCAAGTCAAAGACAACTATCTACTATGAAATACTCAGGGAACTGAAACGAGCGGCGGTTCGCGGCGCCGGCGGGACCATCTGCGTTCTTCTCAACCCCGACGTGGCGGGACTTTTTACGGAAGGCAGGAAGAAGCTCCTGGACAGACTGGAACAGCGGTACAACAAAAAAATCATTCTTCAGACAGACAACCGTCTGTTCCAGGATACCTACGAAATCATACCCATGCAGTGAGCACTGACATGGCGGCGAGCGCCATCGACAGCGGCTCGCGATAGTGTCGTAAAATACCCGCAGAAGACAGTTGATTTTAAGGCGTTTCAGCCGTATAAGGCTGCGAGTTGCACTGTCGGCGACCGGACTGCCGGATATCCGGTTATTCCCATGTACCACGAGAAGTTCACAACCATTACAGGAGGCAGTTACATGAAAAAACGATTTGTGTTATCTGTGGTGGCGGTTTTGATGGCGGTTCCCCTGTTCTTCGGACAGGCTGAAGCGCAGATCAGGATCGGCGTAATGGCGCCCTTGACCGGCTCCTGGGCCAGTGAAGGCCGGGCCATGAAACAGATCGTCGACCTGCTGGCTGACGAACTGAACGGCGCCGGAGGCGTCCTGGGCCGGAAGGTCGAAATCATTGCCGAGGATGACGGCGGTGATCCGCGCACGGCTGCCCTGGCGGCACAGCGTCTCTCCACCCGGGACATCGCGGCGGTCATTGGTACGTACGGATCATCCATTACAGAGGCCACCCAGAATATCTACGACGAAAACAAGATTGTCCAGGTTGCGACGGGTTCCACGGCAATCCGCCTGAGCGAGAAGGGGCTCCGGTACTTTTTCCGCACATCCCCCAGGGATGACGAACAGGGTCTCGTCGCGGCCGACACCTTGAAATCTCTCGGCTACGAACGGGTCGCCATTCTTCACGACAACACCACCTATGCCCGTGGGCTTGCAGACGAAGCCGCCGCGCTCCTCAAGGCCGACAACGTGAACATCGTTCTTTTCGATGCCCTGACATCGGGAGAACGTGACTACAGCACCATTCTCTCACAGTTGCGGTCCCGCAATCCCGATGTGGTCCTCTTCACCGGATATTTCCCTGAAGCAGGACTGCTTCTGCGCCAGAAAAAGAGCATGGGCTGGGATGTCCCCTTCATCGGCGGCGACGCCACGAACAACCCCGATCTGGTAAGCATCGCCGGCAAGGAAGCCGCCGAGGGATTCATGTTCCTGAGCCCACCCGTTCCCCAGGATCTCGATTCGGTAGAGGCAACATCATTCATGGCAGCCTACAGGGCAAAGTACCGGGATGATCCCGCATCGGTCTGGGCGGTTCTGGCGGGAGACGCCTTCAAGGTAATCATCGCCGCCATCGAAGGCTCCGGGTCCACCGATCCCGAAGAGATAGCCCAATTCCTCCGCACGGGTCTCGAGGATTTTCAGGGACTGACCGGAGCCATCGCCTTCGATGACAAGGGAGACCGAATCGGCGAACTGTACCGCGTATACAGGGTTGACGGCGAGGGCAGGTTTATCATGCAATAAGCAGGTACCGGCCGGGGAGTATCACATGCAGCTCTTTTTCGAACAACTCACAAACGGCCTGGCCGTGGGGGGTATCTACGCCCTGATAGCCCTGGGCTACACCATGGTATACGGTGTGCTCAAGCTGATCAATTTCGCCCATGGTGATCTTTTTACAATCGGCGCCTATCTGGGATTCACCCTGCTCCTGTCCCTGGGCCTGACCGATCACCTGGGCCCCCTGGCCGGAATTCTCGTGCTGACGATCATGGTCATGGGCCTGGTCGCGGTCATAGGGGAACTTCTGGAGCGGACGGCCTACCGTCCGCTGCGGACATCCCCCAGGCTGTCGGCCGTGGTCTCGGCCCTCGGCGCGTCCATTTTTTTTCAAAACGCCATTATGCTTATCTACGGCGCCCGGTTCCGTGTCTATCCCCATGATCTGTTGCCTGTCACGGCGGTCTCGATTTTCGGCCTGACGATACCGGTGATGAGGATTATCCTCTTTGCCGCTTCGGTGGTCATGATGGCCGGACTCTACCTGTTCGTCCAACGCACCAGAACGGGCACGGCCATTCGAGCCGCCGCCATCGACCAGGGAGCGGCCAGGCTCATGGGCATCGATGTCAACCGGGTCATCATGTATGTCTTCCTCATCGGCCCGGCTCTCGGGGGCGCTGCGGGGATGATGGTCGGACTCTACTATGGTCAGATCAATTTCACCATGGGATGGGGTTACGGCCTGAAGGCCTTTACCGCGGCCATCCTGGGGGGCATCGGAAACATACCCGGAGCCATGCTCGGCGGCATCCTTCTGGGCATCATTGAATCCCTGGGAGCCACCTACATCTCTCTGGCATGGAAGGACGCCATTTCTTTCATGGTCCTGATTCTGATCCTGATTGTCCGCCCCACGGGCATTCTGGGAGAACGGGTGGCTGACAAGGTATGAACAGGGGCATTACCATCAACGTACTCATCGTGGCGGTCCTGCTGGCCGCCCCCTGGTGGTTGAATTCTTACTGGGTGGACGTTCTCAATTCCATCGGGATCTATGCTGTTCTTGCGTTGAGCCTGAACATCATTCTTGGCTACGCAGGTCTCTTTCACATGGGACACGCGGCATTTTTCGCCATCGGGGCCTATACCACGGCCATTCTGAACACCCGGTTCGGCATTCCCGTCCTCTGGCTTATGCCGTTGAGCGGCGTAACGGCGGGGGTTTTCGCGCTCATGGTCGCACGACCCATCATTCACCTCCGGGGCGACTA
Coding sequences within it:
- a CDS encoding Rne/Rng family ribonuclease; the encoded protein is MTKEMIFNCNDCEARIAILDARRLVNLYVERWDEHSIAGNIYVGRVARVLPGMQAAFVDVGLDRTAFLYVADASIENPEDTYLLPGEEDENGLKDLGGSSPVLSIENILREGQEILVQASKEPLGTKGARVTTYISLAGRNLVAMPGASQVGVSRKIKDEAERERLRLIIEEARPPDFGFIARTVSEGRGADEIRRDIRHLVRLWETIQHKRSLVGVPGLVHRELNMVLRAVRDFYTEDMDRIIIDSKSEYDRIEEYMKEFMPALSCRLELYEDEEPIFDFFGIEVDVEKLFDKKVWLKSGGFIVIEETEALCSIDVNTGRYVGKRTLEETILKTNLEAARQIAHQLRVRNIGGIIIIDFIDMEDERSRELVYSALAAELERDRSRTSIQKISELGLIEMTRQRQRRSLSRIMCESCPYCSGRGVIKSKTTIYYEILRELKRAAVRGAGGTICVLLNPDVAGLFTEGRKKLLDRLEQRYNKKIILQTDNRLFQDTYEIIPMQ
- a CDS encoding branched-chain amino acid ABC transporter substrate-binding protein, producing MKKRFVLSVVAVLMAVPLFFGQAEAQIRIGVMAPLTGSWASEGRAMKQIVDLLADELNGAGGVLGRKVEIIAEDDGGDPRTAALAAQRLSTRDIAAVIGTYGSSITEATQNIYDENKIVQVATGSTAIRLSEKGLRYFFRTSPRDDEQGLVAADTLKSLGYERVAILHDNTTYARGLADEAAALLKADNVNIVLFDALTSGERDYSTILSQLRSRNPDVVLFTGYFPEAGLLLRQKKSMGWDVPFIGGDATNNPDLVSIAGKEAAEGFMFLSPPVPQDLDSVEATSFMAAYRAKYRDDPASVWAVLAGDAFKVIIAAIEGSGSTDPEEIAQFLRTGLEDFQGLTGAIAFDDKGDRIGELYRVYRVDGEGRFIMQ
- a CDS encoding branched-chain amino acid ABC transporter permease, whose product is MQLFFEQLTNGLAVGGIYALIALGYTMVYGVLKLINFAHGDLFTIGAYLGFTLLLSLGLTDHLGPLAGILVLTIMVMGLVAVIGELLERTAYRPLRTSPRLSAVVSALGASIFFQNAIMLIYGARFRVYPHDLLPVTAVSIFGLTIPVMRIILFAASVVMMAGLYLFVQRTRTGTAIRAAAIDQGAARLMGIDVNRVIMYVFLIGPALGGAAGMMVGLYYGQINFTMGWGYGLKAFTAAILGGIGNIPGAMLGGILLGIIESLGATYISLAWKDAISFMVLILILIVRPTGILGERVADKV